The following nucleotide sequence is from Streptomyces pactum.
ATCCGGGAGGCCACCCAGCTCGCGCTGGAGCGCCACGGCTTCGCGGTGACCGCGGTGCCCGACGGACTGACCGGCCTGGAGCGGTTCCGCGCCCACCGGCCAGACATCGCGCTGCTGGACGTGATGGTGCCGGGCCTGGACGGGGTGAGCCTGTGCCGCCGCATCCGGGACGAGTCCACCGTCCCGGTGATCATGCTCTCCGCGCGGGCCGACTCCATCGACGTGGTGCTCGGCCTGGAGGCCGGCGCCGACGACTACGTGACCAAGCCGTTCGACGGCGCGGTCCTGGTGGCCCGGATACGCGCCGTGCTCCGCCGCTTCGGGCACGCCAGCGGGCCCGGCGGGACGTCCGCCGCCGGCGGTCCGGAGGAGCCGGCGGACGGGGTGCTGCGCTTCGGTGACCTGGAGGTCGATCCGGAGGGCATGGAGGTCCGCAAAGGCGGTGCGCCGGTGTCGCTGACGCCGACCGAGATGCGGCTGCTGCTGGAGTTCTCCACCGCGCCCGGCACCGTGCTCTCCCGGGACCGGCTGCTGGAACGGGTCTGGGACTATGGCTGGGGCGGTGACAGCCGGGTGGTGGACGTCCATGTGCAGCGGCTCCGCCACAAGATCGGCCACGACCGGATCGAGACGGTCCGCGGCTTCGGCTACAAGCTCCGGCCCTGACCGCCGGCGGCTCCGGCGGCCGGTCCCGGTGCACGACCCCCGGTGACGGTCCCCGGTGACCCACCCCCGGTGGCCGTTCCCGGCTGCGGTCCGGCCCCGACCGGGCAGCGGGTCCGACGGCGGCCCGGGAGCCCGGCGGCGGCCCTAGGGTCGGCCGGGCGGTCAGGGGCCCGACGGTGGTCCGGGGATCGGTCGGGCGGCCGGCGGTCCGACGGTGGTCGGGGGTCCGGGGTCCGGACGGCGGTTCCGGCAGGGGCCCGGTGGAGGGGCGAGATCCGATGGCGGCGACGATCCGGTGAAGAGGCGATGAAGAAGCTCGTGTTCCGTTCCGGCCTGCGCTGGAAGGTCAGTCTGGCCATCGCCGCGGTGGGCGCCCTGGTGGCGGTCGCGCTGAGCCTGGTGGTGCACAACGCCGCCCGGGTCTCCATGCTCGACAGCGCCCGGGACATCATGGACGACCGGGTGAAGGTCGCCCAGAGCTGGTACGAGAAGACCGGCACCGAGTTCAACGCCAAGCTGGACGACCCGAACCTGCCCGAGCAGCTGAAGAAGGAG
It contains:
- the cseB gene encoding two-component system response regulator CseB; its protein translation is MPETHVLFVEDDDVIREATQLALERHGFAVTAVPDGLTGLERFRAHRPDIALLDVMVPGLDGVSLCRRIRDESTVPVIMLSARADSIDVVLGLEAGADDYVTKPFDGAVLVARIRAVLRRFGHASGPGGTSAAGGPEEPADGVLRFGDLEVDPEGMEVRKGGAPVSLTPTEMRLLLEFSTAPGTVLSRDRLLERVWDYGWGGDSRVVDVHVQRLRHKIGHDRIETVRGFGYKLRP